From the Quercus lobata isolate SW786 chromosome 6, ValleyOak3.0 Primary Assembly, whole genome shotgun sequence genome, one window contains:
- the LOC115995054 gene encoding mechanosensitive ion channel protein 2, chloroplastic: MALAASLQLSYGLGLCKNQGCNKRYKSVTGRGKLHLLSSSLSSRVSYQQQESWSFRLLDNAYRPIHSLPNRCNTFNCHSFLRPGQPFELPSMKTATMALTRSYNVLQGSPLVLKLVPAACIIIFAVWGIGPLLRESRNILLHKNDSSWKKSRTYHVMTSYLQPLLLWTGATLICRALDPVVLPTEASQVVKQRLLIFVRSLSTVLAFAYCLSSVIQQAQKFFIETNDSGDTRSMGFQFAGKAVYSAVWVAAISLFMELLGFSTQKWLTAGGLGTVLLTLAGREIFTNFLSSAIIHATRPFVLNEWIQTKIEGYEVSGTVEHVGWWSPTIVRGEDREAVHIPNHKFTVNVVRNLTQKSHWRIKTHLAISHLDVNKINNIVADMRKVLAKNPQVEQQRLHRRVFLDNIDPENQALLILVSCFVKTSHHEEYLCVKEAILLDLLRVISHHRARLATPIRTVQKIYSDAELDSFPSADTVLNRDGVAPNRPLLMIEPPYRINGEDKAKTQNRSVRTGGEQDGKTNTRPTSDTKGDAKVGVTSISDSKSRERPTSDTKVDTKIGETPNPDSKEDRKAVAASVSDPKGREKATGKFSKPVSTSKIAEMSFSDTKGMGSVSDNSTQKVTDVKQTKSAGKSNNPSVSSSESSVEKVSRIPTNQSRQEGERMPTPVAQPQTSRPVLEDNIVLGVALEGSKRTLPIDEGMDSPPSLAEGKEMAASRNGNGSPTPDKDKKDGQFPTAPSSTSGNQ, from the exons ATGGCTCTTGCGGCTTCTTTGCAATTGTCCTATGGATTGGGACTCTGCAAGAACCAGGGGTGCAATAAACGATATAag AGTGTAACGGGAAGAGGCAAGTTACATTTATTAAGTTCTTCTCTTTCGTCACGCGTATCG TATCAGCAACAGGAATCTTGGAGTTTTCGTCTTTTGGACAATGCATACAGGCCAATACATTCTTTACCTAACAGATGCAATACTTTTAACTGTCATTCTTTTCTAAGACCAGGCCAACCATTTGAACTTCCTAGTATGAAGACAGCCACCATGGCATTGACAAg GTCATATAATGTTTTACAAGGTAGTCCACTTGTACTAAAGTTGGTTCCGGCAgcttgtattattatatttgctGTATGGGGCATTGGGCCACTTTTGCGTGAGAGCAGAAACATACTTCTTCat AAGAATGATAGTAGCTGGAAAAAGAGTAGAACATATCATGTTATGACATCTTATCTACAACCTTTGCTGCTATGGACTGGAGCAACACTCATTTGCAG AGCACTAGATCCGGTAGTTTTACCTACAGAAGCTAGCCAGGTTGTTAAGCAACgtcttttgatttttgttagATCGTTGTCAACTGTGCTTGCCTTTGCCTACTGTTTATCAAG CGTGATCCAACAAGCACAGAAATTCTTTATTGAGACTAATGACTCTGGTGACACAAGAAGT ATGGGATTCCAATTTGCGGGAAAAGCTGTATACTCTGCAGTATGGGTTGCAGCTATCTCATTGTTTATGGAGTTGCTGGGTTTCTCTACCCAGAAATGGCTTACTGCTGGAGGTCTTGGGACTGTCTTGTTGACTCTTGCCGGTCGTGAG ATATTCACAAATTTCCTTTCAAGTGCGATAATTCATGCAACTCGGCCTTTTGTTTTGAATGAATGGATTCAAACAAAGATTGAAGGCTATGAAGTTTCTGGTACTGTTGAG CATGTGGGTTGGTGGTCACCTACAATTGTGAGAGGTGAAGATCGTGAAGCTGTTCACATTCCAAACCATAAGTTTACAGTGAACGTTGTGAGAAATCTCACTCAAAAATCTCATTGGCGTATCAAAACACATCTAGCCATTAGTCACTTGGATGTCAATAAGATTAAT AATATTGTTGCTGACATGCGTAAAGTTTTGGCCAAGAATCCTCAAGTTGAGCAGCAGAGGTTACACAGAAGAGTGTTCCTGGACAATATTGATCCTGAAAATCAGGCACTATTG ATCTTGGTATCCTGTTTCGTGAAGACTTCACATCATGAAGAGTATCTATGTGTTAAG GAAGCTATATTGTTGGATCTCCTTAGAGTCATCAGTCATCACCGGGCTAGACTTGCTACACCAATCCGTACAGTGCAGAAAATATATAGCGATGCCGAGTTGGACAGTTTTCCATCTGCAGATACAGTATTAAACCGTGATGGAGTGGCACCTAACCGTCCATTGCTAATGATCGAACCCCCTTACAGAATTAATGGAGAAGATAAGGCAAAAACTCAAAATCGTTCAGTGCGCACAGGTGGTGAACAAGATGGAAAGACCAATACACGACCGACATCTGACACCAAGGGCGATGCTAAGGTTGGAGTAACATCAATTTCTGACTCCAAATCCAGAGAGAGACCAACTTCTGATACCAAGGTAGATACCAAGATTGGAGAGACACCAAATCCTGACAGCAAGGAGGACCGCAAGGCTGTAGCAGCATCAGTTTCAGATCCAAAAGGGCGTGAAAAGGCAAcaggaaaattttcaaaacctgTCTCAACTTCTAAGATAGCAGAAATGTCATTCTCTGACACCAAAGGGATGGGTTCAGTGTCTGATAATTCAACCCAAAAGGTCACTGATGTTAAGCAAACTAAGAGTGCAGGGAAATCTAACAATCCATCAGTTTCCTCATCAGAAAGTAGTGTTGAGAAAGTAAGCAGAATTCCAACAAATCAATCTAGACAGGAAGGTGAACGGATGCCAACACCAGTTGCGCAACCCCAAACATCAAGGCCTGTGTTGGAAGATAATATAGTACTTGGTGTCGCTTTGGAGGGCTCTAAAAGAACCCTTCCTATTGATGAAGGAATGGATTCCCCTCCCAGTCTTGCAGAAGGAAAGGAAATGGCTGCAAGCCGGAACGGAAATGGGTCTCCTACTCCTGATAAGGATAAGAAAGATGGTCAGTTTCCAACTGCTCCTAGTTCAACATCTGGCAATCAGTAA